The following proteins are encoded in a genomic region of Rhizobium sp. CCGE531:
- a CDS encoding MurR/RpiR family transcriptional regulator has translation MDNNIETRTRVPRDFESLRSIIIERKNAMPKRLAQVAAFALGNPDEIAFGTTASIAAAAEVQPSTLVRLAHHLGYEGFSDLQSIFRERLRDRTLSYEERLVTLERSGIQDEEAGILSGFLSAASQSVNKLAATIETETFVKAVDVLAAAETIYLIAKRRSYPLTAHMTYAFSKLNIRHQIVASPNGIDGEIARFATEKDAAIAASFSPYAADSLAQAQDLASRNVPVIAITDSAFSPLTACATHWFEVAEADFAGFRSLSASMALIMAFPVAIAERRRKGTIKVDKTKME, from the coding sequence ATGGACAACAATATCGAGACGCGGACGAGAGTTCCGCGCGACTTCGAAAGCCTGCGCAGCATTATCATAGAGCGCAAGAACGCCATGCCGAAGCGTCTCGCGCAGGTCGCTGCCTTCGCGCTCGGCAATCCCGACGAAATCGCCTTCGGCACGACGGCCAGCATTGCCGCGGCAGCCGAGGTGCAACCTTCCACGCTGGTGCGTCTTGCTCATCACCTCGGCTATGAGGGCTTCTCCGATCTGCAGAGCATCTTCCGCGAAAGGCTGCGCGATCGCACGCTAAGCTACGAAGAGCGGCTGGTGACGCTGGAGCGCTCCGGCATTCAGGACGAGGAGGCCGGCATTCTCTCCGGCTTCCTTTCCGCTGCGAGCCAATCGGTCAACAAGCTTGCCGCGACCATCGAGACGGAGACTTTTGTAAAGGCAGTGGATGTCCTTGCCGCGGCCGAGACGATCTATCTCATCGCCAAGCGCCGCTCCTATCCGCTGACGGCACATATGACCTACGCCTTTTCCAAGCTGAACATACGCCACCAGATCGTCGCCTCGCCCAACGGCATCGACGGCGAGATTGCCCGCTTCGCCACGGAGAAGGACGCAGCGATCGCCGCGAGCTTTTCGCCATACGCCGCCGACAGCCTGGCGCAGGCGCAGGATCTCGCCTCGCGCAATGTGCCGGTCATCGCCATCACCGATTCGGCCTTTTCCCCGCTCACCGCCTGCGCGACCCATTGGTTCGAAGTGGCCGAGGCCGATTTTGCCGGCTTCCGCTCGCTATCGGCATCGATGGCGCTGATCATGGCCTTTCCGGTCGCCATTGCCGAACGCCGGCGAAAAGGCACGATAAAAGTAGACAAAACGAAAATGGAATAA
- a CDS encoding Gfo/Idh/MocA family oxidoreductase translates to MKPLGVGLIGTGYMGKCHALAWNAVKTVFGDVARPRLVHLAEANADLARARGDEFGFEKATADWRALIADPDVDVVSVTTPNQFHPEMAIAALEAGKHVWCEKPMAPSYGDAERMLAAAENSGKVAILGYNYIQNPVMRHIKALIAEGAIGAVNHVRVEMDEDFMADPNGLFYWKSELASGYGALDDFAVHPLSLLWFLFGHVEAVISDMVKPYAERPLKDGGRRAVENHDLANVLMRLGGGISAVLMANRSAWGRKGRIVLQIFGSKGSISYDQERMNEFELYQAEGRDSEQGFRKVLAAPAHKPYDRFIPAPGHGLGFNDLKIIECRELIRAISGEAASVVAFKDGLRIEKSVHAMAQSFHERRWVEIES, encoded by the coding sequence ATGAAGCCGTTGGGCGTTGGACTGATCGGAACCGGCTATATGGGCAAATGCCATGCGCTGGCATGGAATGCGGTGAAAACCGTGTTCGGCGATGTTGCGCGGCCGCGCCTGGTGCATTTGGCCGAAGCCAATGCCGATCTTGCAAGGGCGCGCGGCGATGAGTTCGGCTTTGAAAAGGCAACGGCCGACTGGCGCGCGCTCATCGCGGACCCGGATGTCGACGTCGTTTCCGTCACGACGCCCAACCAGTTTCATCCGGAAATGGCGATCGCGGCGCTTGAAGCCGGCAAGCATGTCTGGTGCGAAAAGCCGATGGCGCCGTCCTATGGCGATGCGGAGCGCATGCTGGCCGCAGCCGAGAACTCCGGCAAGGTCGCCATCCTCGGCTACAATTATATCCAGAACCCGGTGATGCGGCACATCAAGGCGCTGATCGCCGAAGGCGCGATCGGCGCGGTCAACCATGTCCGCGTCGAGATGGACGAAGATTTCATGGCCGATCCGAACGGCCTCTTCTACTGGAAGAGCGAGCTTGCCTCCGGCTATGGCGCTCTCGATGATTTTGCCGTGCACCCGCTTTCGCTGCTCTGGTTCCTGTTCGGCCATGTGGAGGCCGTCATCAGCGATATGGTGAAGCCCTATGCCGAACGGCCGTTGAAGGATGGCGGCCGCCGCGCCGTCGAAAACCACGATCTCGCCAATGTGCTGATGCGGCTTGGCGGCGGCATTTCCGCCGTGCTGATGGCCAATCGCTCGGCCTGGGGTCGCAAAGGGCGGATAGTCCTGCAGATCTTCGGCTCCAAGGGCTCGATCTCGTACGATCAGGAGCGCATGAACGAATTCGAGCTCTACCAGGCCGAGGGCAGGGACAGCGAGCAGGGCTTCCGCAAGGTGCTGGCCGCACCCGCCCACAAGCCTTATGACCGTTTCATCCCCGCGCCCGGCCATGGACTCGGCTTCAACGATCTGAAGATCATCGAATGCCGCGAGTTGATCCGCGCCATTTCCGGCGAGGCTGCGTCGGTCGTGGCTTTCAAGGATGGCTTACGCATCGAGAAATCGGTGCATGCCATGGCGCAATCCTTCCACGAACGGCGCTGGGTCGAAATCGAGAGCTGA
- a CDS encoding FAD-dependent oxidoreductase: protein MTGRLVIVGAGQAGFALAAKLRGLGDSRPITIVGAEENLPYQRPPLTKKYLLGEMIFDRLLFRPEHWYADNNVEIRVSTWVEQIDRAAKQIVMQDGSRLDYETLALATGATPRRLPPSVGGALEGVYLARDKRDADLLAGEMRPGRRVLIIGGGYIGLEAAAVARHRGLEVTLIEMGDRILQRVAAKETADIFRAIHQKHDVVIREKTGLKQLVGRNGHVAAAELSNGSTIDVDFVVVGIGVAPNDRLAKEAGLEVGNGIVVDSFARTSDPYIFAMGDCVELPWEGGRIRLESVQNAVDQAEAAAEIIAGGDKAYDPKPWFWSDQYDVKLQIAGFNLGYDETLLRPGAREGAASIWYFKQGRFIAVDAINDAKAYVTGKKLLEAGANPSRAILADPAADLKQLLA, encoded by the coding sequence GTGACGGGCAGATTGGTCATAGTCGGGGCCGGGCAGGCAGGTTTCGCGCTCGCGGCCAAATTGCGCGGGCTGGGTGATTCGAGGCCGATCACCATCGTTGGCGCCGAGGAAAACCTTCCCTATCAGCGACCGCCACTGACCAAGAAGTACCTGCTCGGCGAGATGATCTTCGATCGCCTGCTGTTCCGGCCCGAACATTGGTATGCCGACAACAATGTCGAGATCCGCGTGTCGACCTGGGTGGAGCAGATCGATCGCGCCGCAAAGCAGATCGTCATGCAGGACGGCTCGAGACTGGATTACGAGACGCTGGCGCTTGCGACGGGCGCGACGCCGCGTCGCCTGCCGCCATCCGTCGGCGGTGCGCTGGAGGGCGTCTATCTCGCCCGTGACAAGCGCGATGCCGATCTCCTTGCTGGGGAGATGCGCCCCGGACGCCGGGTGCTTATTATCGGTGGGGGGTATATCGGGCTTGAGGCGGCCGCGGTCGCGCGCCATCGCGGCCTCGAAGTGACCCTCATCGAGATGGGCGACAGGATCCTGCAGCGTGTCGCCGCCAAGGAAACCGCCGATATTTTCAGGGCCATCCATCAGAAACATGATGTCGTCATTCGCGAGAAGACCGGATTGAAGCAGCTCGTCGGCCGCAATGGGCATGTTGCCGCCGCGGAACTTTCCAACGGCTCGACGATCGATGTCGATTTCGTCGTCGTCGGCATCGGCGTTGCGCCCAATGACAGGCTCGCCAAGGAAGCTGGCCTTGAGGTTGGCAACGGCATCGTGGTCGATTCGTTTGCCCGCACCTCCGATCCCTATATCTTCGCCATGGGCGATTGCGTCGAGCTGCCGTGGGAGGGTGGGCGAATCCGCCTCGAATCGGTGCAGAACGCAGTCGACCAGGCGGAGGCCGCGGCCGAAATCATCGCCGGCGGCGATAAGGCTTATGATCCGAAGCCGTGGTTCTGGTCGGATCAATATGACGTGAAGCTGCAGATTGCCGGTTTCAATCTGGGTTACGACGAGACGCTTCTGCGCCCCGGCGCTCGCGAGGGCGCGGCTTCTATATGGTATTTCAAGCAGGGCCGCTTCATCGCCGTCGATGCGATAAACGACGCAAAGGCTTATGTGACGGGCAAAAAGCTCCTGGAAGCCGGCGCCAATCCGTCCAGGGCGATCCTTGCCGACCCGGCCGCCGATTTGAAGCAGCTATTGGCATGA
- a CDS encoding porin — MNIKSLLLGSAAALVAVSGAHAADAIVAAEPEPLEYVRICDAFGAGYFFIPGTETCLKIGGKVRTEGQWYDAYDPDSRRGTLWHTRAELNVNTATDTEYGPLKTETIIRWDWNDGNATKTNLLWAYISLGGFTVGKTDSQFNQFTGYAGDVINDDVVYDGPYELNQITYNYDAGNGFTAVISLEDSNSGVGATGSNGEDSSNHYAPDVVAGVGYKAGAWGFKVVGGYDSIVEEGAIKARVDADFGVFSAFLMGGYNTDGDKLNKYAGAGGGGSASGIGWGDWAVWGGVGVPINEKLKWNLQLAYTDSKIFAATTNVKWNPVKNLLIEPEVSYTNWDSINQDQWAGILRFERSF, encoded by the coding sequence ATGAACATCAAGAGCCTTCTTCTCGGCTCCGCTGCTGCGCTCGTAGCAGTTTCCGGTGCTCACGCAGCAGACGCTATCGTCGCTGCTGAGCCGGAGCCGCTTGAATACGTTCGCATCTGCGATGCTTTCGGCGCTGGTTACTTCTTCATCCCGGGCACGGAAACCTGCCTCAAGATCGGCGGTAAGGTTCGTACCGAAGGTCAGTGGTACGATGCCTACGACCCGGACTCTCGTCGGGGCACGCTCTGGCACACCCGCGCCGAGTTGAACGTCAACACCGCGACCGACACCGAATACGGTCCGCTGAAGACCGAAACCATCATTCGTTGGGATTGGAACGACGGCAACGCCACCAAGACCAACCTGCTCTGGGCTTACATCAGCCTCGGCGGCTTCACGGTTGGTAAGACGGACTCGCAGTTCAACCAGTTCACCGGTTATGCCGGCGACGTCATCAACGACGACGTTGTTTATGACGGCCCGTACGAACTGAACCAGATCACCTACAACTACGACGCCGGCAACGGCTTCACGGCTGTGATCTCGCTCGAAGACAGCAACTCTGGCGTTGGCGCTACCGGCTCCAACGGCGAAGACAGCTCGAACCACTACGCTCCCGACGTTGTCGCAGGTGTTGGCTACAAGGCCGGCGCATGGGGCTTCAAGGTCGTCGGCGGTTACGACTCGATCGTTGAAGAAGGCGCCATCAAGGCTCGCGTTGACGCCGACTTCGGCGTATTCTCGGCCTTCTTGATGGGCGGCTACAACACGGACGGCGACAAGCTGAACAAGTATGCTGGCGCTGGCGGCGGTGGCTCTGCCTCCGGCATCGGCTGGGGCGACTGGGCAGTTTGGGGCGGCGTTGGCGTTCCGATCAACGAAAAGCTGAAGTGGAACCTCCAGCTCGCCTACACCGACTCGAAGATCTTCGCCGCTACCACGAACGTCAAGTGGAACCCGGTCAAGAACCTGCTCATCGAGCCGGAAGTCTCCTACACCAACTGGGACTCCATCAATCAGGACCAGTGGGCTGGTATCCTCCGCTTCGAGCGCAGCTTCTAA
- a CDS encoding porin produces the protein MNIKSLLLGSAAALAAVSGAHAADAIVAAEPEPLEYVRICDAYGAGYFFIPGTETCLKIGGMVRTEGGWYNAYKAGQDAAGRGTYWHTRAELRLSTATDTEYGPLKTSTVYRFDWNDGNATTNKLLWANISLGGFLVGKNDSVYSTFLGYAGDVINDDVIEYGINGTDELNQITYSYDAGNGFTAVVSLEDSNSGTGATGANGEDSSGHYAPDVVAGAGYKAGAWQFRVVGGYDSIVEEGAVKARVDADFGILTAFVMGGWNTDGDKLNKYAGAGGAGLGWGDWAVWGGVGVPINEKLKWNLQLSYDDAKTFAATTNVKFNPVKDLLIEPEVTYVNYDAVNKDTWAGILRFQRTF, from the coding sequence ATGAACATCAAGAGTCTTCTTCTCGGCTCCGCTGCTGCGCTGGCAGCAGTTTCCGGTGCTCACGCGGCCGACGCTATCGTCGCTGCTGAGCCGGAGCCGCTCGAATACGTTCGTATCTGCGACGCTTACGGTGCTGGCTACTTCTTCATTCCAGGCACGGAAACCTGCCTCAAGATCGGCGGCATGGTCCGTACCGAAGGCGGCTGGTACAATGCTTACAAGGCTGGCCAGGACGCAGCTGGCCGCGGCACCTATTGGCATACCCGCGCCGAGCTCAGACTTTCTACCGCGACGGATACCGAATACGGCCCGTTGAAGACCAGCACGGTCTATCGCTTCGACTGGAACGACGGCAACGCCACGACGAATAAGCTGCTCTGGGCCAATATCAGCCTCGGTGGCTTCCTTGTCGGTAAGAACGATTCGGTTTACTCGACCTTCCTCGGTTATGCCGGCGACGTCATCAACGACGACGTGATCGAGTACGGTATCAATGGTACCGACGAACTGAACCAGATCACTTACAGCTATGATGCCGGCAATGGCTTTACCGCCGTCGTCTCGCTGGAAGATTCCAATTCCGGCACGGGCGCAACCGGTGCAAACGGCGAAGACAGCTCCGGCCACTATGCTCCGGACGTTGTCGCCGGTGCGGGCTACAAGGCTGGCGCCTGGCAGTTCCGCGTCGTCGGTGGCTACGACTCCATCGTTGAAGAAGGCGCCGTCAAGGCTCGCGTCGATGCCGACTTCGGCATTCTCACCGCTTTCGTTATGGGCGGCTGGAACACCGATGGCGACAAGCTCAACAAGTATGCCGGTGCTGGCGGTGCTGGGCTTGGCTGGGGCGACTGGGCCGTATGGGGCGGCGTTGGCGTTCCGATCAACGAGAAGCTGAAGTGGAACCTGCAGCTTTCCTATGACGACGCGAAGACTTTCGCTGCGACGACGAACGTCAAGTTCAACCCCGTCAAGGACCTGCTGATCGAGCCGGAAGTGACCTACGTCAACTACGACGCCGTCAACAAGGACACCTGGGCTGGTATCCTCCGCTTCCAGCGCACCTTCTAA
- a CDS encoding alpha/beta hydrolase, translated as MRSDDESGFLARTITAGDGLRLHVRDYAGNEAATRNRTPVFCLPGLTRNSRDFHQSALLLSQDSSAPHRVITLDARGRGLSERDPDKSHYNLVVEAQDVLTVCAALDIQQAIFVGTSRGGLVLHMLAASRPDVLKAVILNDIGPVLEKIGLADIRDYLNRDKRPANWSEAIEILRENHGSAFTALGEEDWQDMARAIYASVDGKPAADYDPAIAAQMQALDLETPIPDLWTQFQGFQDIPLMVIRGENSKLLTQSTTDEMARRHPGTVVKIANGQGHAPILHFGDIPLAIRDFISGL; from the coding sequence ATGCGCAGCGACGATGAAAGCGGCTTCCTTGCCAGAACGATCACGGCCGGGGATGGCTTGAGGCTTCATGTGCGGGATTACGCCGGCAACGAAGCGGCAACACGAAACCGGACGCCTGTTTTCTGCCTGCCGGGACTGACGCGCAATTCGCGCGATTTTCATCAATCGGCGCTGCTTCTGTCGCAGGATTCCTCCGCTCCGCACCGGGTGATCACACTCGACGCTCGCGGACGCGGGCTATCCGAGCGGGATCCCGACAAGTCCCACTACAATCTCGTCGTCGAAGCGCAGGACGTCCTGACGGTTTGCGCCGCCCTCGATATTCAACAAGCCATCTTCGTCGGCACGTCGCGCGGCGGTCTGGTCCTGCATATGCTTGCGGCCAGCCGACCGGATGTCCTGAAAGCGGTCATCCTCAACGATATCGGTCCCGTCCTGGAGAAGATCGGGCTGGCGGATATTCGCGACTATCTCAACCGTGACAAGAGGCCTGCCAATTGGAGCGAGGCGATCGAGATCTTGCGAGAGAACCATGGCAGCGCCTTTACCGCGCTTGGCGAAGAGGACTGGCAGGACATGGCGCGAGCGATCTACGCTTCTGTCGACGGCAAACCCGCTGCCGATTACGACCCCGCTATCGCAGCCCAGATGCAGGCACTCGACCTGGAAACGCCGATTCCCGACCTGTGGACGCAATTCCAGGGATTTCAGGACATTCCGCTGATGGTGATTCGCGGCGAGAATTCGAAGCTCCTGACGCAATCCACGACCGATGAGATGGCAAGACGCCATCCAGGCACCGTCGTCAAGATCGCCAATGGACAAGGGCATGCGCCCATCCTGCATTTCGGCGATATCCCACTTGCGATCCGGGATTTCATCTCAGGACTTTGA
- a CDS encoding lytic transglycosylase domain-containing protein, with amino-acid sequence MKRPVTIWTAVGLAVAWGAVASQLPGQQTSTRASADLAMATDPISTAAIPRSGAIAPVSGDLKAGLDALSNKNPMQALAIRNSMDQGTLDRHVLTWAIATSGQPGIPSGEIATAARELLGWPGLGSLRANSERALYSENPATDQILAAFGNTQPETVEGAIILSRALMARGSSAQAGKLIRKIWRDEPLDKSLEDKILAEFPSLLSPADHKARMDYLLYRDRTAQAKRFGDLGKAQSLYKAWAAVNDRLPKADALIAAVDAQWRKDPAYLFMRIETSRRQDRYDDAANLLAQMPRDGSVLVSPGQWWNEQRIVSRGLADQGEFKAAYRVVDASVAESPQDIGEAEFHAGWYALRGLQDGASAASHFRKILQVSNGPISQSRGWYWLGRAAEAGGPGKSADFYAKAASYPSTFYGQLAAEKLGRRTLNVSYPSPSAADRQRFQEREAVQAVSRLEAAGHGWRGEALYRALAKQLESPGEIAMLAAQAERSGNHQLSLQIGKIAYGRGVDVAALAFPIGVIPDSANISGSGKALAYAIARQESAFNPAAISSANARGLLQLLPKTAKAVAGRHGMAYSADKLTQDAGYNATLGAHYLGEQIDTFGGSYILTFIAYNAGPNKVPEWISRYGDPRGKSLDDVIDWIERIPFPETRNYVQRVMENYQVYKARLGQKADIVQDLVNGRG; translated from the coding sequence ATGAAGAGACCCGTCACGATCTGGACCGCTGTGGGCTTGGCGGTGGCCTGGGGCGCCGTTGCCTCGCAGCTTCCCGGCCAGCAGACATCTACACGCGCCAGCGCCGATCTCGCCATGGCGACGGATCCCATAAGCACGGCCGCGATCCCGCGCAGCGGCGCCATCGCGCCGGTGAGCGGAGACCTGAAGGCTGGCCTGGACGCGCTTTCCAACAAGAACCCGATGCAGGCGCTTGCCATCCGCAACAGCATGGACCAAGGCACGCTTGATCGCCATGTCCTCACCTGGGCGATCGCCACTTCGGGCCAGCCGGGCATTCCCTCGGGCGAGATTGCCACCGCCGCTCGCGAGCTTCTGGGATGGCCGGGGCTCGGCAGCTTGCGCGCCAATTCCGAGCGCGCGCTCTACAGCGAAAACCCGGCGACGGATCAAATCCTTGCTGCTTTCGGCAATACGCAGCCGGAGACCGTGGAAGGCGCCATCATTCTTTCCCGCGCGCTCATGGCTCGCGGTTCATCCGCTCAAGCCGGCAAGCTGATCCGCAAGATCTGGCGCGACGAGCCGCTCGACAAGTCTCTCGAGGACAAGATCCTCGCCGAGTTCCCAAGCCTGCTGTCGCCTGCCGATCACAAGGCGCGCATGGACTATCTGCTTTACCGCGACCGGACCGCGCAAGCCAAACGCTTCGGCGATCTCGGCAAGGCGCAATCGCTCTACAAGGCCTGGGCCGCCGTCAATGACCGCTTGCCGAAGGCCGACGCTCTGATAGCAGCCGTCGATGCGCAATGGCGCAAGGATCCCGCCTATCTCTTCATGCGGATCGAAACCTCGCGTCGCCAGGACAGATATGATGACGCGGCCAATCTTCTGGCGCAAATGCCGCGCGACGGCAGCGTGCTCGTCAGCCCCGGCCAATGGTGGAACGAGCAGCGCATCGTCAGCCGCGGCCTGGCGGATCAGGGTGAATTCAAGGCGGCCTACCGCGTTGTCGACGCCAGTGTCGCGGAAAGTCCGCAAGATATCGGCGAGGCCGAATTCCATGCCGGCTGGTACGCTCTGCGCGGCCTACAGGACGGTGCAAGCGCGGCAAGCCATTTCCGCAAGATCCTGCAGGTCTCGAACGGGCCGATCTCGCAATCGCGCGGCTGGTATTGGCTCGGCCGCGCGGCCGAGGCGGGCGGCCCGGGCAAATCAGCCGATTTCTATGCGAAGGCGGCCTCTTATCCGAGCACGTTTTACGGACAGCTCGCCGCCGAAAAGCTCGGCCGCCGCACGCTGAATGTCAGCTACCCCTCGCCCTCGGCTGCCGACCGCCAGCGCTTCCAGGAGCGCGAAGCGGTGCAGGCAGTCTCGCGGCTTGAGGCGGCGGGGCATGGCTGGCGTGGAGAAGCGCTCTATCGCGCCCTGGCAAAACAGCTGGAGAGCCCCGGCGAAATCGCCATGCTGGCCGCTCAAGCCGAGCGTTCCGGTAACCACCAGCTCTCGCTGCAGATCGGCAAGATTGCCTACGGGCGTGGCGTCGACGTGGCAGCGCTCGCCTTCCCGATCGGCGTCATTCCGGACAGTGCCAATATCTCCGGCTCCGGCAAGGCGCTCGCCTATGCCATTGCCCGCCAGGAAAGCGCCTTCAACCCGGCGGCGATTTCCTCCGCCAATGCACGCGGCCTTTTGCAACTGCTGCCGAAGACGGCGAAGGCCGTTGCCGGCCGGCACGGGATGGCCTACTCCGCCGACAAGCTGACACAGGATGCCGGCTACAACGCCACGCTCGGGGCTCATTACCTCGGCGAGCAGATCGATACGTTCGGCGGATCCTACATCCTCACCTTCATCGCCTACAATGCCGGGCCGAACAAGGTGCCGGAATGGATCAGCCGCTATGGCGACCCACGCGGCAAGTCGCTCGACGACGTGATCGACTGGATCGAGCGCATCCCCTTCCCCGAGACCCGGAACTACGTCCAGCGGGTCATGGAAAACTACCAGGTCTATAAGGCGCGGCTCGGACAAAAGGCCGACATCGTACAGGATCTGGTCAACGGCCGAGGTTAG